The Calypte anna isolate BGI_N300 chromosome 1, bCalAnn1_v1.p, whole genome shotgun sequence region ACCAGAGACAgtaaaaacagcaacaaaaaagagaTAGGAGATTTAATCTCTGAAGTATTTGTGATGCTCTCAGTAGTGTTTTTACTGAATGCTGCACACTATGTACAAGCTTCCATGAAAACGCTTGTTTCATCTCTTCTAATGTTTCACTTTTCTTCCAACACAGGGAACCCATATACCCCAGGTGTGTCTCCTCAGATCTGTACAACACTGATTATCCAAAAATTTCAACAGTTCCAGCTGTCAGAGCAAGTAACTGGGGCCAGCTGAATGTCAGGATGCGAATAGTTACTGTTGTACTACTGCTACTTCTCTGTAAAGCATCTGACTGTAGGAAGACAAGGAATAGGAGTCTGAGAAacaatgaaagggaaaatatctTTAGGAGAGCATCTAGCACTGTTAAGCGCACTGCCCGAGGCCTACCGTGTGATATATACACTTATCTTCATGAGAAATACCTAGATTGCCAGGAAAGAAAGCTGATTTTTGTGGCACCTGATTGGCCAGAGGATTTAAAACACATGCTGCTGGCAAGAAACAGGATTCGCAAACTGAAGAATAATATGTTTTCCAAATACAAAGTACTGAAAAGCCTGGATTTGCAGCAGAATGATATATCAAAAATTGAGAGtgaggctttttttggtttggataAACTTACCACGCTCTTACTTCAGCATAACCAAATTAAGAGTTTATCTGaggagatttttatttatacacCCAGTCTGAACTACCTACGTCTTTATGATAATCCCTGGCATTGCAACTGTGAACTAGAAACTCTTGTTACAATGCTACAGGTTCCAACAAACAGGAATTTGGGGAATTATGCCAAGTGTGTGTACCCAATagaactgaaaaatcaaaagctgAAGCAGATAAAAGCTGAACAGCTGTGTAGTGAAGAGGACAGGCAGGACCCTCAAAACATAAGGCAGAAACCTGAAGCTGTCAAGCCAGAATTTGATTCCTCTATGTGCCACATGTATGTGTTTCCTGTACCAACTCtgaactgcaaaagaaaaggtttGTACCTCTTGTTataactgaattattttaatattcttgcTCTTTTACTACACCTATATTATCTGCATAAATTAATATAGTACTAGTACAGGCTTTACTTTAACTGTTAACTAATACTTCCAACTAAAAGCAACAAGTAGGAACACTTTCCACATTTTTACCTCTGCTCTTCAGCCCAAATTCTATAGGTATTATTTAATGCTCTAGTGTAAACTATTCAACAAAAATcaagataaataaaattaggTAAATAATTAAATCACTTGAAGGACCAGCACCTCTCTAGTTTGATTTTACAACTATCAAAATACTGTGCTGAAATTGTTGTACAgatagagaaaagcagagagttgtcatttcttctttccagtgtACTAACATAAAAATAGCAATAACTTTCACAGAAGAGAGCTGTGAAGCAGGACTGGAGCAGCCAGCTGTGCTTACAATGCCCAAAGGAACCTGATTGAATTCTCACATTTTCTGTGCAATATCTCTTCTACTAAAGGAAGAAATTGTATGCTtttgttcataaaaaaaaacatcctctgCCTTCTTCCTCCCAACACTCAGTAAACATTTCAAAGTTGATGGGCCTACAAGAAATGTTTCTCAGACAGTTGGATCCATTCCATTCCTAAATCCTTCTCAGGCTGCTAAACCCACAGTTCAGCCTTAAGGGTAAACCAGCTGTAGCAACACAAAATGCACATTTATTCATGATTTATGCTTCCCATATTTTATCCCATGATGaaaccaagaaaacaacaaaacaattcAGAGCAGAGTAATTCTTTAACTCTACAAATCTGAAATAGAAAGCACCGCAAGAAGAAGCCAAAATTGGAAGCATTTTTCCCAGATTTTGTGAAGCATTGCCTGTAATACCAGATCACTGCAGTTTGTTTGGTACACTTGCAGATTGCAATGCATTTGCTAAATGCTTCTACTTGCTGTAACATTGACTTAAATTTATATAACTACTGTGTGTGTCTTTATTCATGCAAGATAATGCCAGAGACAAGCTTATAAGTCTATATAACAAGACAATACCTGAAGAATCAACAATTTCAGTATCTGATTGgaaagtttttaattaaaaatggcttaggttttgcttttttccactcttcaattccttccttcttcctgtgCCTCACTCTTCTCTGTTTTACCATGCAGTTActgcatatttttcttaattattttattaattatttatgattttttctggctaatatttattaatttttaatcttcatCTACACTACTTGTAGATAGGATCTTAATTATTAGATTACAGGTTATGATCTTAATTATCCTACATAGGATCTCAATTATATAATTATTACCATATGTCTCCAGTAACCTGTACTACTGACCAAAAAAAGGCATAGACTATAAATATTCTACTATAAATAAGACTGACTTTAGCTCAAAAAGATGAGCTAAATATATgaatatactaaaaaaaatttctagaAATATGTTACTTTTTTCTCTAAGTTCACAGAAACATTCAATATGATCTGCTATTCATGGGAGTTTCACAGGGATTgatagtatttaaaaatgtattactgTCTTCAGTACTAATAACAAAGGAAGAAAGCTACTTCAACCTCTACATGAGTGTACTAGAGGATACAGGGACTCCCTCTTGCAAGTCAAGACCAAAGTATGTCAGTCCAGGGCCTCCTGAATCTCTAGCACAGACACATTAAGTAGGTTTTATATCTTTTAGGAAGTATCAGAATTCAGGAATATCAGTGCATATGCTTGACAGCCAGATGCAGACATCCCATGGACTTTTGGGATTTCTGAACATATGGTGATCTTTGATGCAAGCATTGTACTTACTGTCTTTGCATGCAATTACTGTGCAGCAGATGCATGAGTCCACTGGAATTTTCCTCAAAAATAGAATTATAATGCACCCAAAATCCTGGGAAACATCTCTAAATTCACATGGAAAAGATTtcagagtaggaaaaaaaggtgcATCAGAGGACTAAACAGTAAGATGACATGAAAAGCTGCAATCCATTATTCTTGTACAATGAAGGGGATGGGGTTACAGTACAAGTACAGGGTATCTCTAAGGAGATATAACAACAGGTCAGCAGCTTTCAGTTAATACCATAAAGGAATGGCATTTTCCTCACAAAAGGAAcatcttaaaaatacatattaccATATGTATGTTCATATGTGTATGAACTTATTTCTATCTCATCAGACGAGTGCTATACCAGATATTTCAGTACTTCAGAATGAAAATACCCTGTgtccttgattttattttaccaaAAAGAGCAACAAAAGCTGGATGCAAAAGTAACGTCTTGCTTTTCTGCAAAAGAATTTGTGTTTGTAAGagcagttgaaaaaaaaatgtgctttctaGTACTGCCAAACACTCCAAGTGCCTAAATACAAGCTCTATTTGCATTCACTTGGTGATAAATAGGCCCTGAAACTTTGTCATCTTCACAAGCAGGAAGCACTCCAACTAGAGCAGACTGGAGTATTTCTAATGTTTATGTATGTATAATACCAAAGCTCTGCTCAGAATCTGATATAAGGCCCAGTACTCTGAAAGAGTACAGAGAAGACTCTGATATGTTTCAAAAGTACACTGAAAACACGAATTTCAGCACAGATCTAGAAACTACTTGCTTTCATTCAAAGATGGTCAAATAAGAGATGCTGCTCATTTTCTTGTAATAACAGCCCAGGTTTAGAACACTCATTGAGTGAACATAATCCCAGAGATTAGGTTTACCAACACTATCCTCAGAGAATTCAAACCAGAGTTTGCATTTCTCAAGAACATGCCCTTACTACTGGACTAGATGCAATTCTTTCTGTAACTCTCACAAGGAACACTCTAAGGATACACAACAATGACAGAGAGGTGCTTGGATTGGTAACACCAATCACACAAGTAGGATAGAGAAGTAGATAGCCAGAATGACACTATACTGCCTGGGCATATAACAAGcatattgtaaaaaaaaaaataaagccttatTTTTACTACAATACTATATAACAGTAGCTATGGAACTATATTTATTAGTGTAAATATTATCACAACTAGCACTTTCATTGCTGAtaaaattagaatattttaCCTCTTGGTAACACAAAGCAAAGGATTGTGGCAGAAGTTCACATACCAGTGAGTAAGATGGATTTAAGCTCTGTCacgggaggtttaggttagatactaggaaaaaaattctttacagagagggtaatcaggcattggaatgggctccatccctgaacattttttaaaagagactggatgtggcactcagtgccatggtctggtaaccacagtggcagtcGGTTAAGGGtcagacttgatgatctcagagctcctttccaacctgcctgattctgtgattctgtgaacattttttaatacagttactctagtttcttttttttctttaaatgatcAAGCCCTTCACACATACTTTTTATTAACATAGTATCTTCATATCCCTATGCAAATGAACAGTAcagttcctttaaaataaaaacataaaatgaagaaaagaggCTTTACTATAATCACTGATGAAGAGAGTCATTTTCACATCAAATGTAAAGATATAGGTGAATATAGCAATGACAtttagaagctgaaaaaaacatgatGACACTATTGGTGGGGACAAGAGggacagaaaacaagaaacagtGATGCTACAATGGCATAAATCCGTGTAGTGTGCAAGAGTGATATCTAAGTAGTAAGAATAATCTAAAGCTGACACAAGTTatgtctttttcatttttaagatttaaagaAAGTTCCAGGCAACATACCCCCAGATATAGTTAAACTTGATTTGTCCCACAACAAAATTAGACAACTACGAGCCAAGGAGTTTGAAGATGTGAGTGAACTGAAGATATTAAACCTAAACAGTAATGGAATAGCTTACATTGATCCTGGtaagaataattttaagtatcttttaaaaaattattcaggtTGTATTAATTATAAACTGATATAGTGTCTCTATCAGATAAGAATTGGAGGAAATCTAGAAGTTGGTGCCAATTTTACCCATTGTACCACTGAATTCATAAAGTAAAGGTTTGCACTAAAATGCATTCGTCATGGAAATCAATGAAGACTGATTTCAGCTGCCCCTTCTTAATACTAAACCTACCAACTATAAAAATTTAGTTTGGCAGACTGAAGGCTAATCATTTCACAAAACACTAACAAGCTGAATGACTACAACCTTGTTCCTAGtcaatttatttaaattaagttTCTTGCCATTAAATGAAACAGTATATTTGCAAAAAGTATGAACTGCTCTCTGAAATGTGACTCAGAAGCATTATTATGAAGCTCCATGTTTATCTCCCatatcttaaaatattaaaggttCTATACAccacagataaataaatataaacaaaaaatattagaCCTTAACATTGTTCCcatatttcttctgcatttcttctttgcttctgcaAAATGTAAACAACCACAGAGTTctatgagaaaataaaatatgaattcACCTCCACTGTCCACCTCCACACTCACGCATGCTCATGAGTTGTTTTATAACTCTACCAGCAGTACAACTGCCCTAATGCTGACATATTTATACCACTATGTCTGTTCTCAAGGCACAAGCCATATTTTGAAGTTCACTGTTTGAATAGTCTGTTTTGTAACCTTTGgccaaaaaaatttaataaatttataatTACGAAAATGTTTTACTTGGTGCATATATGCATGTCTTTTTCTAACTCATCTTTATAAGGTaccaataaatatttttctattgtCTAGCTGCTTTCTCAGGCCTCAATAACTTAGAGGAGCTGGATCTAGCAAACAACAGCTTACAGAATTTGGAATATGGAGTACTGGAagatctttattttctgaaaattctgtggCTGAGAGAGAATCCTTGGAGATGTGATTACAACATTCATTATCTTTTCTACTGGTTGAAGCATCACTACAATGTTCATTATAGTGGCCTAGAATGCAAAATGCCTGAGGAATACAAAGGATGGTCTGTTGGAAAATATGTTCGAAGTTATTATGAGGAGTGTCCAAAAGACAAGCTGCCCATTTATCCAGAAACTTTTGATCTGGACAAAGAAGATGAGGAATGGGAACGACACAAAGAACAGTCAGTTCAAACAGTAAAGAAGCATGGTGTAATTGTCACTGTGATAGGCTAACaagggaatttttaaatttttttttttattttagtacaTTCAAATATTTGATTCTCAAAGAAACACATGctgtttacattttttgttaATTATACTGATTGTTTGTAGGCCTACCTGCCTACAAAGATTTATGTTTGTTGCTGTTAATAATTACAGAATGGCATTAGATACACAGCACTCTTCATAAAGTAATTGTTTCTGACAATTTGTTCTGGACATTCTTGTGATAtgtttgcaatattttaaacattagaAATCAATAGACAGAAATGTACATAATGTGGTGGGGAGGAGCTGTCTTATGTATGAGCACAGCTTATGTGTTGACACAGAACTTGCTGCAGGATTGTGTCCAAGTCATATTTTTCTTGAATGTATCAACAGTTCTTTGTATCTATTTCCTGAAATATtcccagaaaacatttttaagatttttgtaTCAGCTTCCTGTTGTTTTATTGTATACGAAAAACCAAACTGAAGATTAACCTTAAATACAGTTCTAGAAAAACAGGAATGGCAGTTGTTACACTGATTAGGATTCAAACCCAGAAGACAGGTTTTACTTGCTGATTTACCAGTGTTCCTGCTCAGTCTTGAGTGAATAACTCAGCCTTTGCCTCAAGCCATGACCTGCCAAGACCAGCCATGGTTGGTTCCCAGCTACACACGCTCGTATTTGccttgttgggttttggggtaAGCAGAGCTGAAGTCTTTCTAGGAAACATTTTGTGTTGTCATGTCAGTTGATTAAATGACATCACAGATTAAATGACATCACTTACAGTGAAGAGGACCATGTGAAGGCTGATGTGGTCTACATTCAACACACCATTTGTGTGGTGTGTGTTACCATCAGTGTCCATCCAAACTGAAGGTAAGTATGCTTTTGAGTGCTCATTAAAAGTGTGGGACATTCTCAAAGTCCACCCTTCCCTCAGCTCATTTGTGAAATGCACATTATAGCACCTCTTTGTCACACAAACTTCAGTATTCCCAGCTCAAGCCCTAGACCAGTTTCCTGGTGTTAGATCAGTGAGAAAGAGTAAGTGCAGAGTACAGATTCAGGCCCAAAACTTTAAATATCTGTTGGCTATCATAGAAGAAGTTCTGGAACACTCCAGAGTGAAAATGTGCTCCTTTAAAGATCTGCACACAATTGCAATGTTTTGGGTTGTTCTGATCACAAGCCCAAAAGGTTACAGAGTTTGTTTTAGAAGTGCAATAGTAAGCACTCAGCACTTTTATGTtaacatgaaataaaagaacataaaggaaaattcagaaattattaagGGTGGTtggaataacaaaaaaatccttaagCAAATACATCCAGTTATTAACTACATTCCTTCATGACCTCCATTGCTTagattatgaaaatatttcatgatGACTACTAATAAACCAAATAATGTAGCCATTTATTctgcaacatctttttaaaactttatataaaatacaaCAGTATCTGActcatccctgctcctggggatATCCTAAGCATTATCTCAGTTATTAAATGTTAAGCCagacaaaatggaaaacagattaaaatctCATTTGGACAGTAACATTCAGAAAACGGGGCATTTTCTAGACACTTGAAGgagctgaaagtaaaaaattctGTTGTAAGTAGACAGAAGGGTTTTCTGCATGCTGGCATTTTCAGACACCCATACTGAGGATGTGGCAGGATAGACAGGAACTGCAACTGCAAATATTATATAAACATAAGAATGGAAGTGCTGGATAAGGGTAATATTGGGTGGTATTTTCTTCTGACAGAAAATTCTTTGAGAAAAGAATGTATGAACCAGAAAAGTATATAGGAAAATCATGagtcttttcttttcctctataTGCATAATTTCTCTCAATGCCCTTGTTTTCTCTGTCCATAAGCAGGAAATGACTGTATGATAGTGTATTGCCTTCCTGATACACAACAGCACTAGGAGTGCAGTGATAAGGTATAAACTACAGTACAGTGCCCCCTCCCTAAAAGCATAGAGTAAGCacagaaaagattattttgtgCCATGTTTTACCATGACAGGGGGAATGGAAACAGATGGCCATCAGCAGACTGAAACTCCATCTTATATAATCAGCATGTTGATATTTCTAGGTTGAATTATTTTTAGATACAAATTAGTTAGTGTCATTTAAAAGGCAGTGtgtatataaaatttaataatatcACAATTATACcacaagattatttttaactttaaacGCAATTAACATTTctatggtttttgttttgtactcagatacataagaaaaataaaatcatgcaAGCATTTAACATTTCTAAATACAGCTTCCATAATGGAGCTGGTGTGGCTGTGTATGATTTATCTTGGCTTGCTTTCTTTATCAGCTGCCAAAGTTCATTAAGATATTAAATTTAACTATTTAATCTAATATTTAAACTAAACAACTTGCATGCTGATATCATTGAGAATGTTATTTTATCCTGTTATTTAAAAGCCATGATCAAATAGACTTTTTATTCTCAGACAGTTGTTCTTTTCTGTCACCACTCTAGAGAATAAATCATTCTGACCCATAATTACAGAGTCATTAtctaaaacaaaagaaaacacaaaacacacacagacaaacaaAATGTTACAGGCTGTATCAACAATTTCAGTCATGTTTTATCTGGTTATAGAATAAATACATTATAGTCTCAAAACATCAAAATATACTTcttatttggaaaagaaaaatgttttccttttctttacacATTTTCATTCAATTGAAGTACAGGCTAGAAAAGAGTCAATCTGTAACATTCTCCTGCTTGAGAAACACAGAAGTAAAGCTGTGCCAgatatcaaaataatttctttgggATCTTGCCTAGTTGTagcagaaaagtttttttctcattaaaacagGACCAAGTTGTTTTAACACTCTTCATGATAAGATGGCTGAATAACAGTGAAGATGCAGGTAATTCTTAACAAATCAATTACGCAGTCACAGCTAGCACAGAACCTCTAACACTGACCAtaaaggttttgtttctcttgcaCACTTCTCTGTGTAGTGGAGCATGCAACTGCATTGAGGAAAAGATTACTGACCTGCAACTATTGCAAAGAATTGTCACAAAGGGAACTAAACTCTGATCACATGGTCACATGTACTTCCCCATATATTATCAGGAAAGACTAAAATGCTTTTCTACACCCAGAGACTCTGTTTTGGCAGTAGAAGCAATTACCTATAATTTGTGCTAAAACTTTAACCCCATGCTAGTGTCTTGGaccttgctttggttttctttttttatttctttcctatcTGTGAACCTCTTGTTGAGGCCAGCACCTACTGGTATAGCCCAGTGTTGAGTCCAGTCCTGTTTAACAGcttcattaatgatctggatCATGACATCCACAAAAAGGGAcgaaaggaggacccaggaaactccaggcctgtcagcctgaccccagtgcctggcagggttatggatcagatcatcctgggggcaatcacacagcacctacaggatggacagaggatcagacccagccagcacagggttaggaagagcaggtcctgtctgaccgacctgatctccttttatgatcaggggactgcctggtggatgagaggaaggctgtggatggagtctgcctggacttcagcaaggcctttgacaccatctcccacagcattctcctgaaaaagctgtcaggagcaccctgtgctgggttaggaactggctggagggcctggcccagagagtggtgctgcatggtgctgatccaattggcagctgctcaccagtgatgtcccccagggatcagtgctgggcccagttctgtttaatatcttcactgatgatttagatgaggggattgagtccacaattagtaaattcacagatgacactaagctggggggaatgtggatcagctggaaggcaggagggctccgcagagggacctggacagactggagagttgggctgattccaacgggatgaggttcaacacagccaagtgccgggtcctgcactttggccacaacaaccccatggggagctccaggctggggacagagtggctgagagcagccaggcagaaagggacctgggagtctggattgacaggaagctgaacatgagccagcagtgtgcccaggtggccaagaaggccaatggcatcctggcatatatcaggaacagcgtgaccagcaggtccagggaagggattcttctcactcagccctggtgaggccacagcttgagttctgtgaccagttctgggcccctcagttcaggaaggagactgaggtgctggagcagatccagagaagagcaaggaggctgtgaagggatccaacacaagtcctgtgaggaagggctgagggagatggtgttcagtctggagaagaggaggttcaggggagacctcatcactctctacaactccctgaaaggaggttggagccaggggggtgttggtctcttcccCCAGGAAGCtgccagtaagacaagagggcatggacttaagctctgtcaggggaggtttaggttaggtattaggaaaaaattctttacagagagggtgatcaggcattggaatgggctgcccagggaggtggtggattctccatccctgaacattttttaaaagagactggatgtggcactcattgccatggtctggtaaccacagtggcagtgggtTGCACTTAGTGATCTCagagttcctttccaacccagatgattctgtgattctgtaaagtGTACACTCAGcaagtctgcagatgacaccaagtgAGGAGCAGTGGCCAATACAGCAGAGATTTGAGCTGCCATGCAGAGGGACCTTGATAGGTTAGAGAAATGGGCTTGCAGGAACCCCATGAAGTTCAAAAAGGGAAGCGCAAAATCTTGCTGTAACTGGGGAGGAACAACCCCAGGCACCAATAAACGCTGGAAGCAGCCCAGATGGAAAAGGAGCTTGACTGAAACAGACCAGGGTCTCCTGGTGGACACCAGGTTGAACACAAAGAAGGTggatggcatcctgggctgcattacAGCAATGTTGCCAGGATACTGAGCAAGGTGATCGTCCTTTCTACTCAGCACTACTGTGGCCACATCTGGAGTaccatgtccagttctgggctcctcagtacaagagagacatggacacactggagagagtccagcaaaGGTCAAAAGATaattaagggactggagcataTTTCttataaggaaaggctgaggaagctgcaACTGTCCAGCTGGAGACAGCTCAGGCTCTTACCAAGGCAGATACCTGAAGGGTGGATGGAAAGAAGGAGCCAGGCTCTTTCCAATGGTGCACAGtgacagagaagacaaaaggcAACCAGCataaactgaaatacaggagGTGTCATCTGAACATCTGGGATCACTCTTTTGCTGTGAGGGTACCAgagcacaggttgcccagggaggctgtgaagtctccatccttggagatattcatCAGCTGTGTGGCCTGGGCAACCTGTTATAGGTGGATCTGCTTGAGTAGAGGGGTTGGGCCAGGCAACCTCCAGAGGTCTTGCCAACCtcaaacattctgtgattctgtaataatTATATCAGTAGAGCTGGATTCTGACATTCTGACATATTTAAGCTTGTTTGCATTACAATCTTATCTGTCATATTACAGCATTTCACACATGATACAAACCATTCTGTGGCATGCTTACCAGTGTTCAGTCATATGGATGTTACTGGGCCTGAAGACTGTAATGAAGAAATGGGAGGCCacatttaaagtaattttacagGTATCATACTCACATTCCTTCTATGGCTGAAGATATACAGAAGAATATAGGCAGTAAAATGGGACAGTAGAGAAGCATAGAGTAAAGGCACAGTGTAAAGGGAGaattaaaatgtagaaaatacaTGTAATACTTACTGATACTTCTAAAGCTAGGCCAGTGAAGAGAATTGCAACCTCGAAAATTCAAATACAATACATATGGACGCCACTTGTGCAAAGTATTTATTACTAATTGGTCTTGAATTTTATGTTTCACTGCTGAAAAATTGATCTAAAAATTTAAACAATTGATACATAATTCAGTACACATAATAATAGTTAGTACATACAAAATACACATCATTATGAAAAATCACTACTAAATAGATTAAGTTCTATGTAAACACTGAATCAATAGTCTGGaacacacaaaaatatctgtgcattaaatatataaatattctcTACTTAACTG contains the following coding sequences:
- the LRRC17 gene encoding leucine-rich repeat-containing protein 17, with amino-acid sequence MSLWQPLPEPREPIYPRCVSSDLYNTDYPKISTVPAVRASNWGQLNVRMRIVTVVLLLLLCKASDCRKTRNRSLRNNERENIFRRASSTVKRTARGLPCDIYTYLHEKYLDCQERKLIFVAPDWPEDLKHMLLARNRIRKLKNNMFSKYKVLKSLDLQQNDISKIESEAFFGLDKLTTLLLQHNQIKSLSEEIFIYTPSLNYLRLYDNPWHCNCELETLVTMLQVPTNRNLGNYAKCVYPIELKNQKLKQIKAEQLCSEEDRQDPQNIRQKPEAVKPEFDSSMCHMYVFPVPTLNCKRKDLKKVPGNIPPDIVKLDLSHNKIRQLRAKEFEDVSELKILNLNSNGIAYIDPAAFSGLNNLEELDLANNSLQNLEYGVLEDLYFLKILWLRENPWRCDYNIHYLFYWLKHHYNVHYSGLECKMPEEYKGWSVGKYVRSYYEECPKDKLPIYPETFDLDKEDEEWERHKEQSVQTVKKHGVIVTVIG